Within Pseudosulfitobacter sp. DSM 107133, the genomic segment GCCAGGTAGAAGGTCGGTGCGATTTCCCGCATGTCTCGAACGACCGTTTCCTGCCTCTCCGGTACGTTCACCGTGAACCGGAACATCAGCGCCGCCGCCACCGTTATGGCATAATCGCCGACCCAGGCCATCGGGAGATAGGCAAGGATTTCCTCTCCCTCTCCAAACACTCCCGCTGCATGGCCATTGCGGACAGCGGCAAGAACATTCTTCTGGCTCAGTACGATACCCTTCGGCTTGCCCGTGGTGCCCGACGAATGCAGGAAGATTGCCGGGTCCTCGGGCTTCGCTCTGTTCAGAAGTTCATCGCGGCGGCGCGGATCCTCGTTGAGACTGTGCAGGCCGATTTCGATCAGGTGATCCCATGACATCAGGCCGTCGTCTTCATAGAAGCTGAGCCCGCGCGTTTCGTCGTATATGATATGCGCTATGCCGCTCGCGCTCGCGCTCCGCAGCTCGAGGACCTTGTCCACTTGCTCTTGATCTTCTGCTATGGCCGCGACGATTTCGACCTCGCTCAGGAAATGCTGAAGCTCTTCGATCGTTGCGCCAGGATAAGCCGGCATTGCATAGGCACCGAGCAGCGAAATCGCAAGCATGCCTGCATAGAGCCGCGCACGGTTGTCGCCCAGAATGAGCACAGCCTTGCCGGGCTTTACGCCGATCTTCTCAAGCCCGGCCGCGCAGGCCAGTACTTCTTCGGCGTACTCTGCCCAGGTGGTTTCCTTCCAGATTCCACGCTCTTTTTCGCGAATAGCAATATTCGACCCGTAGCTTGACGCGTTCCGTGCCAGCAATGCCCCGATCGTTTCGCTGGCGGAAAACTGCGATTTTGCTGCTTCAACCATGCGATCCTCCAATATATGCCTCGATAACCCTCGGATCTTTTACAACATCCTTCGGGATACCGCTGGCGATCATTTCGCCGTAGTTGAGTGCCAGCACCCGATCACAAATACCGATGATGACGTCCATATGATGTTCGATAAGCAGGACACTAACGCCGCGTTCATCCCGCGCGTCCAGAATGAAGCGGGACATATACCCCTTCTCCTCCTGGTTCATACCCGCCATCGGCTCGTCAAGGATCAACATCTGCGGCTCTGCCACCAGGGCCCGCGCAAGTTCGACCCGCTTTTTCAGCCCGATCGGAAGGCCGTCGACCAGTTCGTACCGGATGCTCTCGAGCTGCAGGAACTCGATCACCTCCTCGACGATTTTGCGGTTCTCGACTTCTTCAGGACGGGCCGCCCACCAATAGAACGCCGTGCGGAAAACTCCCGGGTGCATATGAATGTGCCGGCCGAGCAGGATATTATCGAGAACGCTCATCCCATTGAAGAGCGCGAGGTTCTGAAACGTCCGGGCCACACCGAGCTTTGCAACCTTGTGGGGTGCCGTGCCGGTAATGTTCTTTCCGGCCAACCGGACAGTCCCCTCGTTTGGCGGGTAGAACCCGGTGATTGCATTGGTAAGCGTCGTCTTGCCACTGCCATTCGGCCCAACAAGGCCGAAGATTTCCCCTCGCTGGATGACAAGATCGACACCGGTGACAGCAACGATACCGCCAAAACGGCGTTCGATCCCTGTGCATTCCAGTATCGGCTTATTACTTAGTGTCGTCATATGGCCCCCGTTTTCCCCCAGGCAATGCACGTATCAAGATATCCGGAAGTAATCCGGTCGACCTGTGGGCCAGGGATCTCCCCACAACTGCTGCCCACCGTCGATATTCAGAACTTCACCGGTTACGAATTTCCCCGAATTTGCCGCCATATAAACAACGCCTTCGGCGACATCCCATTCGTCGCCGGCGTGGCGCATCGGATTTGAGTCCTCGAAGGTGGCCGCGCCGTCTTCGGGATAGTTGTGAAAGCCGTTGCTTTCACAACATCCGGGCGCCACGCAGTTCACGCGAATCCCATGCGGCGCCCACTCTACCGCGACCGATTTTGACAAGTATATCACCCCTGCTCGCGCCGCACAGGTATGCGCGATGCCCGGCATGCCGCGCCAGATGTCGGCCACGATATTCACGATAGAACCGGGTCGCTTTTGCTCGACCCAGTGTCGTGCGGTGGATTGCATCATCCACCAGGTCCCGTTGAGGTTGGTGTCGATGACCGCGTTCCAGCCCTTCGGAGAAAAGTCCAACGCTGCTTGGGGAAACTGACCCCCGGCATTGTTCACCAGAACGTCAATCGATCCGAATTCACGGTTGACCTCGCCAACGAAGTCCTCGACCTGTCCGGGATCCCGGATCGTCATAGGCTTGGCAAACACCATGCCACCAAAAGTTTCGAGAAATTCCTTGGCCGAGGCCAGCTTTACCGCGTCGCGTCCATTGATCGCAAGATTGGCACCCAACCTAGCGAACAGCACCGCAATGGAAAGACCCAAGCCACCGCCGGCGCCCGTCACAGCAACGGTTTTACCCGCAAACAAGTCGCTTGCATACACGGTTGCGCGTGACGCCAAGTCTCCTCGCGAAGACCCGTACTGCGTCTTAGTCATGACGCCTCCTCCCTGTGTCCCGTTCGGGTTCGTTGCGGATAATCTAACGCGTGTTAGAAAACTATGCAAG encodes:
- a CDS encoding ABC transporter ATP-binding protein, producing the protein MTTLSNKPILECTGIERRFGGIVAVTGVDLVIQRGEIFGLVGPNGSGKTTLTNAITGFYPPNEGTVRLAGKNITGTAPHKVAKLGVARTFQNLALFNGMSVLDNILLGRHIHMHPGVFRTAFYWWAARPEEVENRKIVEEVIEFLQLESIRYELVDGLPIGLKKRVELARALVAEPQMLILDEPMAGMNQEEKGYMSRFILDARDERGVSVLLIEHHMDVIIGICDRVLALNYGEMIASGIPKDVVKDPRVIEAYIGGSHG
- a CDS encoding SDR family oxidoreductase — translated: MTKTQYGSSRGDLASRATVYASDLFAGKTVAVTGAGGGLGLSIAVLFARLGANLAINGRDAVKLASAKEFLETFGGMVFAKPMTIRDPGQVEDFVGEVNREFGSIDVLVNNAGGQFPQAALDFSPKGWNAVIDTNLNGTWWMMQSTARHWVEQKRPGSIVNIVADIWRGMPGIAHTCAARAGVIYLSKSVAVEWAPHGIRVNCVAPGCCESNGFHNYPEDGAATFEDSNPMRHAGDEWDVAEGVVYMAANSGKFVTGEVLNIDGGQQLWGDPWPTGRPDYFRIS